The DNA sequence CCGAGGTCGACCGCCGTCCGCAGCACGTCGTCGAAGGCGACGGCAGGACGGACCGGCGGGCCGAAGGGATCGGCGCCGCGGCCGAGGTTCCAGGGGCCGACGGAGAAGCGGTACTCGGCGGAAGCCATGGCGTTGGTTCCCGGGGTGGGCCGCGGGGCACGGCGCCGCGGCGGGTGGACAGGGCGACAGTCTACCGCGACGATGGCGGGCCCGGAGGCGGCATCCCGCCGCCGGCGATTCCCTCCCCCGCCCCGGCCGGCCCCCGATGCACACCCCCGCGGTCACCAAGTCGCTCGACGTCAAGCTCGCCCGGATCGTCGCCGATCCCTCGTGCCGCGACTTCATCCTCGCCGACGCCAAGGACGCCGACATGGCGTTCGGCCTGTCGGCACCGGGGGTCAAGCCAAGCGGGACCGTCGAACACGGGCCCTTTTTCTCGATCGCCGACTACCGGGAGAACATCCGCCGGCTCGTCGCCCAGGGGCTGCTCGACATCATGCTCATGAGCGCGAGCACGGCCGAGATCGTCGCGCTCGACGAGGGGCTGTTCACCACCAGCCACGTCACGCCGGCGGTGCGGATGAACGACACCACCGACATCTGGCTGGCGGCGGGCAGCGGCGGCTACACGCGCCAGCCCGCCCTCCCCTTCTCGACCGTCACGATCCCGCAGGCCCAGTGCGGCCGGGTCGACTGCCGCCACGCCGACATCGGCCGCGGCGTGAACCTGGGGCTGTTCTCGCTGACCCTCAACGACGACGCCGCGCTCGACCGGGCGATGCTCGAGGCCTACCGCGCGTTTCGCCTCGAGGCGGAGCGTCACTCGTTCCGCCACTTCCTCGAGGTCTTCTATCCCAACGCGCTGGGACGCGTGCCGGGCAAGGCCGCCGACGAGCGCCCGCGCGACGTCGCCAGGTTCCTCGCCGACCACGTCGCCCGGGCGCTGGCGGGCGTGCCGCGTGCCGGACGGCCGATCTTCCTCAAGATCCCCTACCTCGGCCCCGAGGTCACCGAGCAGCTCGCCGCCTACGACCGGTCGGTCGTCGTCGGGATCCTCGGCGGCTCGGCCGGCACGACGCACGACGCGTTCGCGCTGGTCGAGCAGGCCAAGGCGCACGGCGCCCGCGTCGCCCTGTTCGGCCGGAAGATCAACGCCGCCGACAACCAGCTCCTGTTCGTCGAGCACCTCCGCCGCGTCGCCGACGGCGACCTGCCGGCGGCCGAGGGGGTCCGGGCCTACCATGGCGCCCTCCAGGCGCGGTCGATCCGGCCGCGGCGGAGCCTCGACGACGACATGGCCCTCACCCCCACCGCCCAGGCCTACGGCGGCTGATCCCCGTCACGCCCACGAGGCTCACCATGACCCCTTCGCAGCGGCTCGAGGCCCTCGGCGTCGCGCTCCCGCCGGCGCCCAAGGCGATCGGCGCCTACGTGCCGACGCTCCTCCACGGCGGGCAGCTGCTCACGTCGGGGCATCTGCCGCTCCTGCCCGACGGCACGCTCATCCGCGGCAAGGTCGGCGCCGATCTGGATCTCGCCGCCGGCAAGGCGGCGGCCCGGCAGGCGGGGTTGGCGATCGTCGCGAGCGTGATCGCGGCCGTCGGCAGCGTCGATCGGGTCGCCCGGGTGGTGAAGGTGCTGGGGCTGGTCAATTCAGCCCCCGACTTCCTCTCGCATCCGGCGGTCGTCAACGGCGCGAGCGAATTGTTCGCCGAGATCTGGGGCCCCGACGCGGGCGTCGGCGTGCGGAGCAGCGTCGGCGTCGGCTCGTTGCCCGAGGGAGTGCCGGTGGAGATCGAGGTGGTGTTCGACGTGGCATGAGGGGAGGACCGGGATGCGAAGCGCATGGGCGGCGATCGTGGTGGCGGGGATGATGGCGGCGGGCGCGGCAGCCCACGCCGGCGATGGGCGTCTCTACGAGATGCGCGTCTACTACGCGGCCGAGGGGAAGCTCGAGGCGCTCCACGCCCGGTTCCGCGACCACACCGTCGCCCTGTTCGCCAAGCACGGCATGACCAACGTCGGCTACTTCGTGCCGGCCGGCGACAACCCGCAGCGCAAGCTCGTCTACTTCCTCTCGTTCCCCGACCGGGCGGCGCGCGACGCGGCGTTCAAGGCGTTCGGCGCCGACCCGGCCTGGGAGGCGGCGCGGAGCGCGTCGGAGAAGGACGGCAAGATCGTCGACCGGATCGAATCGACGTTTCTCGTCACCACCGACTATTCGCCGGCGCTCGCCGTCCCCGAGTCGAAGGCCCCCCGCGCCTTCGAGCTGCGCACCTACCGGGCCACGCCGGGCAACCTGCCGGCCCTCAACGCCCGGTTCCGCGACCACACGATGAAGCTGTTCGCCCACCACGGGATGAACAACCTCGTCTACTGGAACGTCGCCCCGGGGAATCCGCAGGCCGAAACGCTGCTGGTCTATCTGTTGACCCACGCCACCGAGGACAAGGCCAAGGCGTCGTTCGCGGCGTTCCGCCAGGACCCGGAGTGGCTCGCCGCCCGGAAGGCCTCCGAGGAGAAGGCGGGGGGCTCGCTCACCGAGGCGAAGGACGGCGTGGTCAGCGAGTTTCTCGTGCCGACCGACTATTCACCGCTCAAGTGAGGCAGAGCCGGGCGTGACCGCCCCGCGCGGGGACGATAGTTTGGCGTGACCGATTCCCGCCGGCGACCCGGCCGGCGGACGAACCCTCAGGGAGGTGCCGATGCAGATCGCACGCGGATCAAGAAGCGCCGGGCTGGCGGCGTGGGGACTCGTGCTGGCGGGAGTCACGGCGACCGCCCGCGCCGAGACGGCGCCAGGATTCGAGCGCTTCCTGCTCACCGAGGCGTTCCACGCCGAGGCGGCAGGGATCGGCGACTTCGACGGCGACGGCCACGGCGACGTCGTCTACGGGCCGTATTGGTACGCCGGCCCCGACTTCAAGGCGCGGTTCGAGATCTACGCGCCAAAGGACTTCGATCCCAACCAGTACTCCAACAACTTCATGACCGCCGTGGCCGACGTCGATGCCGACGGCAAGCCCGACGTGCTGGTCAACGAGTGGCCGGGCAAGGAGGTCAACTGGTTCAAGAACCCCGGCGGCCGTGCCGGCGGCTGGACGAAGCACCTCGTCCACCCGGTGGTCGACAACGAATCCCCCGACTGGCTCGACGTCACCGGTGACGGCCGGGGCGAGCTCGTGTTCCACACCGGCGGTGTGCTCGGTTTCGCGCAACCCGCCGACACGACCGGCACCGAACGGTGGGCGTTCCGCCCCTGCTCGGAGAAGGAGCCATGGGGGCAGTACCAGCACGGCCTCGGCGTCGGCGACGTCAATGGCGACGGCCGCCCCGACCTGCTGATGGCGGGGGGCTGGTGGGAGCAGCCGGCGCCGGTCGCGGCCGGGCAGACACCGCCGGTCTGGAAGAAGCATCCGTTCGCGTTCGGCAGCGGCGGGGCGCAGATGCACTGCTCCGACGTCGACGGCGACGCCGACGCCGACGTCGTCACGAGCCTCGTCGCCCACGGCTACGGTCTGGCGTGGTTCGAGCAGGTGAAGAAGGAGGGGGCGATCGATTTCGTGCCCCACATGATCCTGCCCGCCGAGGGGGACAAGGGGCTCGACGGCGTGCAGTTCTCGCAGCTCCACTCCGTGGCGATGGCCGACATGGACGGCGACGGCCTCGAGGACATCGTCACCGGCAAGCGCTTCTGGGCCCACGGTCCGAAGGGGGATCCCGACCCGGGCGGGACCCCGTTCCTCTACTGGTTCAAGCTCGGCCGCAAGGACGGCACGGCCACCTGGACGGCCCACCGGATCGACGATGCCTCGGGTGTCGGCACGCAGGTGGCCGTCGGCGATCTCAATGGCGACGGCCGCCCCGACATCGCCGTGGGCAACAAGAAGGGGGGCTTCGTCTTCGTCCAGAGGCCGAAGGGGTGACAGTGCGATGATGGCGCGCTTGGCCGCGATCGATCCGATGCACGTTGCCCGGGGAAGGGAGGAACCGCTACAAGAGCGGTCTTTTCCCAAGTGGTCCATCTGACACCGATGCACGAGCTCCCCAAGCACTACGACCACCGCGCCGCGCAGGAGCGCTGCCAGCGCCTCTGGGACGCCGGTCGCCTCTGGCACGCCGAGCCCCGGCCCGCCCCCGGCCAGCGCGTGTTTTCGATCGTCATCCCGCCGCCCAACGTGACCGGTGCGCTCCACCTCGGGCACGCCCTCAACAACACGCTCCAAGACGTGCTCGTGCGGACGCGGCGGATGCAGGGCTGCCTGACCCTGTGGATGCCCGGCACCGACCACGCCGGGATCGCCACGCAGGCGGTCGTCGAGAAGCGCCTCTTCGAGGAGGAGAAGCGCACGCGCCACGACCTCGGGCGCGAGAAGCTCGTCGGGCGGATCTGGGCCTGGAAGGACCAGTACGAAAAGCGGATCCTCGGCCAGCTCCGTGAACTGGGCGCCAGCTGCGACTGGGAGCGGACGCGCTTCACGCTCGACGAGCAGTGCGCCCGCGCGGTGCGCGAGGCGTTCCTCCGCCTCTTCCGCCGCGGCCTCGTCCACCGCGGCAAGCGGCTCGTCAACTGGGACACCTTCCTGCAGACGGCGATCAGCGACGACGAGGTGTTTCACGAGACGGTCAAGGGGCACTTCTGGCACGTCCGCTACGACGTCATCGACCCGCGCCCCGGTGAGCCGACGAGCGTCACGGTGGCGACGACGCGTCCCGAAACCCTCCTCGGCGACACCGCCGTCGCCGTCCACCCCGAGCCGGCCCGCGCGCTCAACGAGACGGAAGCCGCCCTCCGTTCGAAGCGTGCCGAGGCCGCAGCCAAAGACGCGCCCGCGCTCGACGCCGAGCTCGACGAGCTCGGGCGGCGCCGCCGCGACCTCCTCCCCGGGCTCGAGCGCCTCGCGGCGATGGCGCGCGACGGCCGCCAGGTGCGCCTGCCGCTGGCCGGCCGGACGATTCCGCTGGTCGCCGACGCCTGGGCCAAGCCCGAACTGGGGAGCGGCTGCGTGAAGATCACGCCGGCCCACGACCACAATGACTACGAGGTCGGCAAGCGCCAGGGGCTGCCCCTGCTCAACATCCTCGAGCCCGACGGGCGCCTGTCGGCTGCCGCCGGGGCCTATGCCGGCCTGTCGATCCAGCAGGCGCGCGCGAAGGTGGTCGCCGATCTCGAGGCCCTCGGGCAGGTGGAGTCGGTGGAGGACCGGATCATCGAGCTGGCCCACTCCGACCGCTCGAAGACGCCGATCGAGCCCTACCTTGCCGACCAGTGGTTCATCCGGATGGCCGAGCTGGCCCAGCCGGCGCTCGACGCCGTGACGGGCGGCGCGGTGCGGATCGTGCCCGAGCGCTACGCCAAGAGCTACGTCGACTGGCTGAGCGAAAAGCGCGACTGGCCGGTGGGGCGGCAGTTGTGGTGGGGCCACCGGATCCCGATCTGGCAGATCGACGGCGTCGCCGAGGCCGACCTCGCCGCGGCATTCGCCGGGCGCGACGACGTCGCCTGGCAGCCCGACGGCGCCGGGGGATGGTTCGTCTGCTCGTCGGCCGACCCGCTCGGCGTCGAGCGCGTCGCGGGGCGCGACCTCGTCCAGGAGCCCGACGTCCTCGACACCTGGTTCTCGTCGGCGCTGTGGCCCCATTCCACGCTCGGCTGGCCCGACGCCACGCCCGAGCTGGCCTGCTTCTATCCGACCTCCACGCTGGTCACCAGCCGCGACATCCTCACGCTGTGGGTGGCGCGGATGGTGATCATGGGGCTGTTCGACACCGGGAAGATCCCCTTCTCCGAGGTCGTCATCCACCCCAAGATCCTCGACCGCTACGGCGAGGGGATGAGCAAGAGCAAGGGCAACGGCGTCGACCCGCTCGACGTCATCGACCTGCTCGGGGCCGACGCGCTCCGCTTCGGGATGGTGAGCATGGCGACCGAGACGCAGGACGTGCGGATGCCGGTGATGTTCCAGTGCCCGGCGTGCGACATGCGGATCGACCAGACCACCGCCAACCGGATGCTTCCCGCCATCGAGTGCCCGCGCTGCAAGAAGAGCTTCAAGACGCAGTGGGCCCAGGCGGAGCCCGACGTGGCGCTGCCGCGCGGCCCGGCGGTGAGCGAGAAATTCGAGGCCGGCCGCAACTTCTCCAACAAGCTCTGGAACGCGACGCGCTTCGTCCTCATGAACCTCGCCGACGCCGACGGCGCCGATCCCTACGCCGGCGCCGATTGGTCGGCGCCGGGGGCGCTCGTGCCCGAGTCCCTCGAGGATCGCTGGCTCGCCAGCCGGCTGGCGACGGTCAGCCGCGAAGTGACCGCCGCGATCGACGAGGCGCGGTTCGCCGAGGCGGGGCGGCTGCTGTATGCGTTTGCCTGGGACGAGTTTTGCAGCGCCTACCTCGAGCTGTGCAAGGCGCGGCTCGCCGACCCGGCCGCGCGCGACCGCACGCGGGGAATGCTCGTGGTCGCCCTCGACACGATCCTCCGCCTCCTCCATCCGATCATGCCGTTTCTCACCGAGGAGATCTGGCAGCATCTCCGCGAGGCCTTGCCGGCGCGGCGCCTCCCCTGGGACGGCGGTCGGGCGCCGGCCGAGTCGATCATGGTGGCACGGTGGCCGGAGCCGCCGGCGGCGTGGATCGACGAGGCGACCGAGGCACGCTTTGGCACGTTCCTCGCCGTGGTGGGCGCGATCCGCGAGATCCGCGCCCGGCAGAACGTGCCGCCGAAGACGCGCGTCCCCGTGGTGATCCGCGTTGGCAGCGACACCGCCGCGCTCCTCCAGCCGCTGGCGGGGGCGCTCGAGGGCATGGCGACGGCCCGGCTCGTGGCCCTTGGTCCGGAGGCGACCGGTGCCCCGGGGGCGGCGCTGGCCAGTGCCGCCGGCTGCGAGATCCACGTCGACCTGGCGGAGCTCGTCGATGTCGGTGCCGAGACGGCCCGCCTCGAGAAGGAGATCGAGATCTGCACCAAGAGCATCGCCGGCAAGCGCGCCATGCTCGACAACGAGGGATTCGTGTCGCGGGCCAAGCCGGAGAAGGTGGCCGAGGAGCGGGCCCGGCTGGCGGAACTGGAGGAGAAGCTCGCCAAGGCTGTGGCCGCCCGGGCGGCGCTGGTCGCCCGGAAGGGCTGACCTGGCCCGATCGGGGTGGTCCTCGGGGTATGATGGAAGTGTCCTACCTCACCCCGGAGGAGTCCCGATGAGCGTGCAGATGGAGCTCTCGCGGATCATCATCAGCGAGATCAACGACCAGCAGGTGGTGTATCTCAAGGAGGTCGACGGGGAGCGGACGTTTCCGATCCTCATCGGCCTGTTCGAGGCGACGAGCATCGACCGCCGCGTGAAGCACCATTCCTCGCCGCGGCCGCTGACCCACGACCTGCTCGTGGCCGTGGTGGAATCGCTCGGGGGGGAGTTTCAGGACGTCGTCATCAGCGAGCTCAAGGACCACACCTACTACGCCATGATCCGGATCCGCCGCGACGGCGAACTGCTGGAGATCGATTCGCGCCCTTCCGACGCGATCGCCGTGGCGGTGACCTGCGATCCGAATCTGCCGATCTACGTCTCCGAGGATGTCCTCGCCGACGTCCTCGGCGGCTGACCCTCGGCCGCACCGCACCGGGCCGCGGCGTGACTCGCGTGCGTTCCGCCGCGGCGACATGCTGACGCCGCCTGCTTTCGCTCGATCTTCGGAGGCCCATCGTGGCGCGTGTCCCTGCTCTCGCCCCGTCGTCGG is a window from the Planctomycetota bacterium genome containing:
- a CDS encoding valine--tRNA ligase translates to MHELPKHYDHRAAQERCQRLWDAGRLWHAEPRPAPGQRVFSIVIPPPNVTGALHLGHALNNTLQDVLVRTRRMQGCLTLWMPGTDHAGIATQAVVEKRLFEEEKRTRHDLGREKLVGRIWAWKDQYEKRILGQLRELGASCDWERTRFTLDEQCARAVREAFLRLFRRGLVHRGKRLVNWDTFLQTAISDDEVFHETVKGHFWHVRYDVIDPRPGEPTSVTVATTRPETLLGDTAVAVHPEPARALNETEAALRSKRAEAAAKDAPALDAELDELGRRRRDLLPGLERLAAMARDGRQVRLPLAGRTIPLVADAWAKPELGSGCVKITPAHDHNDYEVGKRQGLPLLNILEPDGRLSAAAGAYAGLSIQQARAKVVADLEALGQVESVEDRIIELAHSDRSKTPIEPYLADQWFIRMAELAQPALDAVTGGAVRIVPERYAKSYVDWLSEKRDWPVGRQLWWGHRIPIWQIDGVAEADLAAAFAGRDDVAWQPDGAGGWFVCSSADPLGVERVAGRDLVQEPDVLDTWFSSALWPHSTLGWPDATPELACFYPTSTLVTSRDILTLWVARMVIMGLFDTGKIPFSEVVIHPKILDRYGEGMSKSKGNGVDPLDVIDLLGADALRFGMVSMATETQDVRMPVMFQCPACDMRIDQTTANRMLPAIECPRCKKSFKTQWAQAEPDVALPRGPAVSEKFEAGRNFSNKLWNATRFVLMNLADADGADPYAGADWSAPGALVPESLEDRWLASRLATVSREVTAAIDEARFAEAGRLLYAFAWDEFCSAYLELCKARLADPAARDRTRGMLVVALDTILRLLHPIMPFLTEEIWQHLREALPARRLPWDGGRAPAESIMVARWPEPPAAWIDEATEARFGTFLAVVGAIREIRARQNVPPKTRVPVVIRVGSDTAALLQPLAGALEGMATARLVALGPEATGAPGAALASAAGCEIHVDLAELVDVGAETARLEKEIEICTKSIAGKRAMLDNEGFVSRAKPEKVAEERARLAELEEKLAKAVAARAALVARKG
- a CDS encoding RidA family protein, which codes for MTPSQRLEALGVALPPAPKAIGAYVPTLLHGGQLLTSGHLPLLPDGTLIRGKVGADLDLAAGKAAARQAGLAIVASVIAAVGSVDRVARVVKVLGLVNSAPDFLSHPAVVNGASELFAEIWGPDAGVGVRSSVGVGSLPEGVPVEIEVVFDVA
- a CDS encoding NIPSNAP family protein, with the protein product MRSAWAAIVVAGMMAAGAAAHAGDGRLYEMRVYYAAEGKLEALHARFRDHTVALFAKHGMTNVGYFVPAGDNPQRKLVYFLSFPDRAARDAAFKAFGADPAWEAARSASEKDGKIVDRIESTFLVTTDYSPALAVPESKAPRAFELRTYRATPGNLPALNARFRDHTMKLFAHHGMNNLVYWNVAPGNPQAETLLVYLLTHATEDKAKASFAAFRQDPEWLAARKASEEKAGGSLTEAKDGVVSEFLVPTDYSPLK
- a CDS encoding bifunctional nuclease family protein, with protein sequence MSVQMELSRIIISEINDQQVVYLKEVDGERTFPILIGLFEATSIDRRVKHHSSPRPLTHDLLVAVVESLGGEFQDVVISELKDHTYYAMIRIRRDGELLEIDSRPSDAIAVAVTCDPNLPIYVSEDVLADVLGG
- a CDS encoding VCBS repeat-containing protein produces the protein MQIARGSRSAGLAAWGLVLAGVTATARAETAPGFERFLLTEAFHAEAAGIGDFDGDGHGDVVYGPYWYAGPDFKARFEIYAPKDFDPNQYSNNFMTAVADVDADGKPDVLVNEWPGKEVNWFKNPGGRAGGWTKHLVHPVVDNESPDWLDVTGDGRGELVFHTGGVLGFAQPADTTGTERWAFRPCSEKEPWGQYQHGLGVGDVNGDGRPDLLMAGGWWEQPAPVAAGQTPPVWKKHPFAFGSGGAQMHCSDVDGDADADVVTSLVAHGYGLAWFEQVKKEGAIDFVPHMILPAEGDKGLDGVQFSQLHSVAMADMDGDGLEDIVTGKRFWAHGPKGDPDPGGTPFLYWFKLGRKDGTATWTAHRIDDASGVGTQVAVGDLNGDGRPDIAVGNKKGGFVFVQRPKG